From a region of the Zingiber officinale cultivar Zhangliang chromosome 4B, Zo_v1.1, whole genome shotgun sequence genome:
- the LOC121975083 gene encoding biotin carboxyl carrier protein of acetyl-CoA carboxylase-like isoform X3, which produces MVAAALGMHPLLLAGAQLMTGESDSEISDLNHNELKKVHPDSLGVESLLTAICDTTSIAEFKMDLAGFQLYVKRNLVEKNIPQLVSGYPLVPANTTNQILDTNGSVATTSLVVSETKSTISSNQRIVDTAPDEGLMILPSLHVGVFRRCRTIKGNKLPPSCKENQQVKEGQILCYIEQISGETPVLSNVSGEVVRIIKEDGDPVGYGDPLLAILPSFPGIMKLR; this is translated from the exons AGAGTGACTCAGAAATTTCTGATTTGAATCACAATGAATTGAAGAAAGTCCATCCTGATTCACTAGGA GTGGAATCCTTGCTCACAGCTATATGCGATACCACTTCTATCGCAGAATTTAAAATGGAT CTTGCAGGTTTTCAACTATATGTCAAAAGGAACTTGGTGGAGAAAAATATACCTCAATTAGTTTCAGGATACCCTTTGGTCCCGGCTAACACAACTAATCAAATTCTAGACACAAATGGTTCTGTTGCTACAACCTCCTTAGTAGTCTCAGAAACTAAATCTACAATCAGTAGCAATCAGAGAATAGTTGATACAGCACCTGACGAAGGATTAATGATCCTACCATCACTACAC GTCGGAGTTTTTAGAAGATGCAGAACCATTAAAGGAAATAAATTACCTCCCTCATGTAAAGAG aacCAACAAGTCAAGGAAGGTCAAATTCTTTGTTACATTGAACAAATTAGTGGGGAAACCCCggttttg TCCAATGTTTCTGGGGAAGTAGTGAGGATAATTAAAGAAGATGGCG ATCCTGTAGGTTACGGTGATCCTCTTTTAGCGATTCTACCCTCCTTTCCTGGAATCATGAAGCTTCGGTAG